The following coding sequences lie in one Miscanthus floridulus cultivar M001 chromosome 9, ASM1932011v1, whole genome shotgun sequence genomic window:
- the LOC136481442 gene encoding protein Rf1, mitochondrial-like isoform X1 translates to MSRRVSASHDRCLELERAAIGLARSGNLGLDDALKLFDELLLHARPASVRALNQLLSVVSRAKCSSSSKLVVSHFNGMLRDCSNKVAPDLCTYSILIGCFCRMGCLEHGFAAFGLILKTGWRVNDIVINQLLKGLCDAKRVDEAMDVLLLLMPKVGCTCSVVSYSVVLKGLCDGKRAEEALELLHMMADGQGSSCPPDVVSYTTVINGFFSEGQVDKAYSLFLEMGVSPNVVTYNTIIDGLCKAQAVDTAEGGFQHMIDKGVKPDNVTYNTIIDGLCKAQAVDRAEGVFQQMIDKGVKPDHVTYNTIIDGLCKAQSVDRAEGVFQQMMDKGVKPNNGTYNCLIHGYFSTGQWEEVVRRFKEMPARGLEPDVFTYGLLLDYLCKKGNCSEAQIFFDSMIRKGIKPNVTIYAIMLHGYGNKGALSEMHDLLSLMVANGISPDHYIFNTVICTYAKRAMIHELMHIFIKMKQQGLSPDVVNYGALIDALCKLGRVDDAVLQFNQMINEGVTTGKVVFSSLVFMDSALLTNGRRLRNYFFEMLNQGICPDIVFFNTILCNLCREGRVMEAQRPIDSMVCMGVKPDVISYTTLIDGHCLAGRMDEAAKLLDGMVSVGLKPNIVSYTLLHDYCKAGRIDNAYCLFREMLRKGVIPGVVTYNTILHGLFWTRRFSEAKELYLSIIKSGKQWSINTYNIILNGLSKNNCFDEAFKMFQSLWSKDFQLDIITFNIMIDALFKGGRKEDATDLFAAIAANGLVPSVVTYRLMTENLIKEGLLD, encoded by the coding sequence ATGTCCCGCCGCGTGAGCGCCTCCCACGACCGGTGCTTGGAGCTGGAGCGCGCCGCGATAGGCCTCGCAAGGTCGGGgaacctcggcctcgatgacgcGCTCAAGCTGTTCGACGAACTGCTTCTCCATGCCAGGCCTGCCTCGGTTCGTGCCTTGAACCAGTTGCTTAGCGTTGTGTCTCGCGCGAAATGCTCGTCGTCATCCAAGCTCGTTGTCTCCCACTTCAACGGAATGCTCCGTGACTGCTCCAACAAGGTGGCACCCGACCTTTGCACCTACAGCATCCTCATTGGCTGCTTCTGCCGCATGGGCTGTCTGGAGCATGGCTTCGCCGCCTTTGGCCTCATCCTTAAGACAGGTTGGAGGGTGAATGACATAGTCATCAATCAACTGCTCAAGGGCCTCTGTGACGCCAAGAGGGTGGACGAGGCCATGGATGTATTGCTCCTACTGATGCCCAAAGTTGGATGCACATGCAGTGTAGTTTCATATAGCGTAGTTCTCAAAGGTTTATGCGATGGAAAGAGAGCTGAGGAGGCACTTGAGCTGCTCCACATGATGGCTGATGGTCAAGGTAGTAGCTGCCCTCCAGATGTGGTGTCATACACCACCGTCATCAACGGTTTCTTTAGTGAGGGTCAGGTGGATAAAGCTTACAGCCTGTTCCTTGAAATGGGTGTTTCACCAAATGTTGTGACATACAACACAATAATTGATGGCCTGTGCAAAGCTCAAGCGGTTGACACCGCCGAGGGTGGCTTTCAGCACATGATTGATAAAGGTGTTAAGCCAGACAATGTGACATACAATACAATCATTGATGGCCTGTGCAAAGCTCAAGCGGTTGACAGGGCCGAGGGTGTCTTTCAGCAGATGATTGATAAAGGTGTTAAGCCAGACCATGTGACATACAATACAATCATTGATGGCTTATGCAAAGCTCAATCGGTTGATAGGGCCGAGGGTGTCTTTCAGCAGATGATGGATAAAGGTGTTAAACCAAACAATGGGACATATAATTGTCTCATCCATGGATACTTCTCAACAGGACAGTGGGAAGAGGTGGTTCGAAGGTTTAAAGAGATGCCCGCACGTGGTCTTGAGCCAGATGTTTTTACTTATGGTTTGCTTCTGGACTATCTATGCAAGAAAGGAAATTGCagtgaagctcaaattttttttGATTCTATGATTAGGAAGGGCATAAAACCTAATGTAACTATCTATGCCATTATGCTTCATGGATATGGTAACAAAGGAGCTCTTTCTGAAATGCATGATCTCCTGAGTTTGATGGTAGCAAATGGTATTTCACCTGATCATTACATCTTCAACACTGTGATCTGTACATATGCTAAAAGGGCAATGATACATGAGCTGATGCATATATTTATCAAAATGAAGCAGCAAGGTTTGAGTCCAGATGTCGTCAATTATGGAGCATTAATAGATGCACTTTGCAAGTTGGGAAGAGTGGATGATGCTGTGCTCCAATTCAATCAGATGATCAATGAAGGAGTGACTACTGGCAAGGTTGTTTTTAGCTCCCTTGTGTTTATGGACTCTGCTCTGTTGACAAATGGGAGAAGGTTGAGGAATTATTTTTTTGAAATGTTGAATCAAGGGATTTGCCCTGACATCGTATTCTTCAACACAATATTGTGTAACTTATGTAGAGAAGGGCGGGTTATGGAAGCCCAAAGGCCCATTGACTCGATGGTATGCATGGGTGTGAAGCCTGATGTTATCTCATACACGACATTAATAGATGGCCATTGCTTAGCTGGTAGAATGGATGAAGCAGCAAAGTTACTTGACGGTATGGTCTCAGTTGGCTTGAAACCTAACATTGTTTCCTATACATTGCTTCATGACTACTGTAAAGCTGGCAGGATAGACAATGCATATTGTCTTTTTCGAGAAATGTTGAGGAAGGGAGTTATTCCTGGAGTTGTGACTTACAATACTATACTGCATGGTTTATTTTGGACTAGGAGATTTTCTGAAGCAAAGGAACTCTACCTCAGTATTATTAAAAGTGGAAAACAATGGTCCATTAACACATACAACATAATTCTAAATGGACTCTCCAAAAACAATTGTTTTGATGAAGCATTCAAAATGTTTCAAAGCCTCTGGTCTAAGGATTTTCAACTTGACATTATTACTTTCAACATCATGATTGATGCTTTGTTTAAAGGTGGCAGAAAGGAAGATGCCACGGATTTGTTCGCTGCTATCGCTGCTAATGGTTTGGTTCCAAGTGTTGTGACCTACCGCTTAATGACAGAAAATCTCATAAAAGAAGGGTTGCTAGATTAG
- the LOC136483479 gene encoding protein Rf1, mitochondrial-like, with protein sequence MSRRMSTAHDRCLQLERAAIGRARSGNLGLHDALKLFDELLLHARPASVRALNQLLSLVSRAKCSSPSKLIVSRFNRILRDCSNKVAPDLSTYSILIGCFCRMGRLEHGFAAFGLILKTGWRVNDIAISQLLKGLCDAKRMDEAMDVLLHRMPEVGCKPDVVSYSILLKGLCDGRRAEEALELLHMMADGQGSSCPPDVMSYNTVIKGFFSEGQVDKAYSLFLEMGVPPNVVTYNLIIDGLCKAQTVDRAEGVFQQMIDKGANPNNVTYNCLIHGYLSIGQWDEVVQRLKEMFACGLEPDVFTYGLLLDYLCKNGHCSKARIFFDSMVRKGIKPDVTIYDIMLHGYGTKGALFEMHDILNLMVANGISPNHRIFNTVICAYAKKAMINEVMLIFIKTKLQGLSPNVVSYATLIDALCKLGRVDDAVLRFNQMINEGVTPNIVVFTSLVYGLCTVDKWEKVEELFFEMLDQGIHPNIVFLNTILCNLCKEGRIMEARRLVDSMVCVGVKPDVISYNTLIDGHCLAGRIDEAAKLLDGLASVGLKPDIFSYDTLLNGFCKAGMIENAYSLFREMLRKGFTPGVVTYNTILHGLFQTRRFSEAKQLFLNMIKSGKQWPIYTYNIILNGLCKNNCVDEAFKMFQSMCSKDIQLNIVTFTIMIGALLKGGRREDAMDLFATISTYGLVPNVVTYRLIAESLIEEGSLEEFDGLFSAMEKNGTAPNSRMLNVVVRRLLHGGDISRAGAYLSKLDEKNFSLEASTTSILISLFSRKDYHHHAKSLPEKYRFVNEANK encoded by the coding sequence ATGTCCCGCCGCATGAGCACCGCCCACGACCGGTGCTTGCAGCTGGAGCGCGCCGCGATAGGCCGTGCCAGGTCGGGGAACCTCGGCCTCCATGACGCGCTCAAGCTGTTCGACGAATTGCTTCTGCACGCCAGGCCTGCCTCGGTTCGTGCCTTGAACCAGTTGCTTAGCCTTGTGTCTCGCGCAAAATGCTCGTCGCCATCCAAGCTCATTGTCTCCCGCTTCAACCGAATACTCCGTGACTGCTCCAACAAGGTGGCTCCCGACCTTTCCACCTACAGCATCCTCATTGGCTGCTTTTGCCGCATGGGCCGCCTGGAGCATGGCTTCGCCGCCTTTGGCCTCATCCTTAAGACGGGCTGGAGGGTGAATGACATAGCCATCAGTCAACTGCTCAAGGGCCTATGTGACGCCAAGAGGATGGACGAGGCCATGGACGTATTACTCCATCGAATGCCCGAAGTTGGATGCAAGCCCGACGTAGTTTCGTATAGCATACTTCTCAAAGGTTTATGCGATGGAAGGAGAGCTGAGGAGGCACTTGAGCTGCTCCACATGATGGCTGATGGTCAAGGTAGTAGCTGCCCACCAGATGTGATGTCATACAACACCGTCATCAAGGGTTTCTTTAGTGAGGGTCAGGTGGATAAAGCTTACAGCCTATTCCTTGAAATGGGTGTTCCACCGAATGTTGTGACATACAATTTAATCATTGATGGCCTATGCAAAGCTCAAACGGTTGACAGGGCCGAGGGTGTCTTTCAGCAGATGATTGATAAAGGTGCTAATCCAAACAATGTAACATATAATTGTCTCATCCATGGATACCTGTCAATAGGACAGTGGGATGAGGTGGTTCAAAGGCTCAAAGAAATGTTCGCATGTGGTCTTGAGCCAGATGTTTTTACTTATGGTTTGCTTCTGGACTATCTATGCAAGAATGGACATTGCAGTAAAGCTAGAATTTTTTTTGATTCTATGGTTAGGAAGGGCATAAAACCTGATGTAACTATCTATGACATTATGCTTCATGGATATGGTACCAAAGGAGCTCTTTTTGAAATGCATGATATCTTAAATTTGATGGTAGCAAATGGTATTTCACCTAATCATCGTATCTTCAACACTGTGATCTGTGCATATGCTAAAAAGGCAATGATAAATGAAGTGATGCTTATATTTATCAAAACGAAGCTGCAAGGTTTGAGTCCAAATGTTGTCAGTTATGCAACATTAATAGATGCACTTTGCAAGTTGGGAAGAGTGGATGATGCTGTGCTCCGATTCAATCAGATGATCAATGAAGGAGTGACTCCTAACATTGTAGTTTTTACCTCCCTTGTTTATGGACTTTGCACTGTTGACAAATGGGAGAAGGTTGAGGAATTATTTTTTGAAATGTTGGATCAAGGGATTCACCCTAACATCGTGTTCTTGAACACAATATTGTGTAACTTATGCAAAGAAGGACGGATTATGGAAGCCCGAAGGCTCGTTGACTCGATGGTATGCGTGGGTGTGAAGCCTGATGTTATCTCATACAATACATTAATAGATGGCCACTGCTTAGCTGGTAGAATTGATGAAGCGGCAAAGTTACTTGACGGTTTGGCCTCAGTTGGTTTGAAACCTGACATTTTTTCTTATGATACATTGCTTAATGGCTTCTGTAAAGCTGGCATGATAGAGAATGCATATTCTCTTTTCCGAGAAATGTTGAGGAAGGGATTTACGCCTGGAGTTGTGACTTACAATACTATACTGCATGGTTTGTTTCAGACTCGTAGATTTTCTGAAGCAAAGCAACTCTTCCTCAATATGATTAAAAGTGGAAAACAGTGGCCCATTTACACATACAACATAATTCTGAATGGGCTGTGCAAAAACAATTGTGTTGATGAAGCATTCAAAATGTTTCAGAGCATGTGTTCTAAGGATATTCAACTTAACATTGTTACATTCACCATTATGATTGGTGCTTTGCTCAAAGGTGGCAGAAGGGAAGATGCCATGGATTTGTTTGCTACTATCTCTACTTATGGTTTGGTTCCGAATGTTGTGACCTACCGCTTAATAGCAGAAAGTCTCATAGAAGAAGGGTCGCTTGAGGAGTTCGATGGTCTGTTTTCAGCAATGGAAAAGAATGGTACTGCTCCAAACTCACGTATGTTAAATGTTGTAGTTAGGAGGTTGTTGCATGGAGGTGACATAAGTAGGGCTGGGGCTTACCTATCCAAGCTTGATGAGAAGAACTTCTCACTTGAGGCTTCCACTACTTCCATTCTTATATCACTTTTCTCGAGGAAGGATTATCACCATCATGCAAAGTCCCTGCCTGAAAAGTAtcgttttgtcaatgaagccaataAGTGA
- the LOC136483480 gene encoding L-galactono-1,4-lactone dehydrogenase 2, mitochondrial-like produces MRHLLLSRFLLRRRSGGIPTAHHHNHHHHLLRALSSAPSPVSSDAELRKYAGYALLLLGCGATTYYSFPLPADALHKKAVPFRYAPLPEDLHAVSNWSGTHEVHARVLLQPDSLPALEGALAAAHKERRKLRPLGSGLSPNGIALSRAGMVNLALMDKVLDVDAKKKTVTVQAGIRVAELVDALREHGLTLQNFASIREQQVGGFTQVGAHGTGATLPPVDEQVISMKLVTPAKGTIELSREKDPELFYLARCGLGGVGVVAEVTLQCAERHQLVEHTFVSNADEVKKNHKKWLSENKHIKYLWIPYTDTVVVVQCNPPSKWRTPKLGSKYGKDEALQHVRDLYRESLKKYRTEAESNDPDIDTLSFTELRDKLLALDPLDKDHVMKINKAEAEYWKKSEGYRMGWSDEILGFDCGGQQWVSENCFPTGTLAKPSMKDLDYIDKLLRLIEKEEIPAPGPIEQRWTARSKSPMSPASSSEEEDIFSWVGIIMYLPTTDARQRKEITEEFFNYRSLAQSLWDDYSAYEHWAKIEVPKDKDELAEVQARLRKRFPVDAYNNARMELDPHKVLSNAKLEKLFPVLEPVHQTK; encoded by the exons ATGCGGCACCTCCTCCTCTCCCgcttcctcctccgccgccgcagcGGCGGCATCCCCACTgcccaccaccacaaccaccaccatcacctcctcCGCGCCCTCTCCTCCGCCCCCTCCCCGGTCTCCTCGGACGCCGAGCTCCGCAAGTACGCGGGCTACGCGCTGCTTCTCCTCGGCTGCGGCGCCACGACCTACTACTCCTTCCCGCTCCCCGCCGACGCGCTGCACAAGAAGGCCGTGCCGTTCCGGTACGCGCCGCTGCCGGAGGACCTCCACGCCGTCTCCAACTGGAGCGGCACCCACGAGGTCCACGCCCGCGTCCTGCTCCAGCCGGACTCGCTCCCGGCCCTCGAGGGCGCGCTCGCCGCCGCACACAAGGAGCGCCGCAAGCTCAGGCCCCTCGGCTCCGGCCTGTCCCCCAATGGCATCGCGCTCTCCCGCGCCGGGATGGTCAACCTCGCCCTCATGGACAAGGTGCTCGACGTCGACGCCAAGAAGAAGACCGTCACGGTGCAGGCTGGGATACGTGTCGCGGAGCTCGTCGACGCGCTCCGGGAACATGGCCTCACGCTGCAGAACTTTGCGTCCATTCGGGAGCAGCAGGTCGGAGGGTTCACTCAG GTTGGTGCCCATGGCACTGGTGCAACATTACCTCCGGTTGATGAGCAAGTCATCAGCATGAAACTGGTTACCCCTGCCAAAGGGACAATAGAGTTATCGAGGGAGAAGGATCCTGAGTTATTTTATCTTGCTCGCTGTGGACTTGGCGGCGTAGGCGTCGTCGCAGAAGTTACCCTGCAATGTGCAGAAAGACACCAGCTTGTGGAACATACATTCGTTTCCAATGCAGATGAAGTCAAGAAAAACCACAA GAAGTGGCTCTCAGAAAACAAACATATTAAGTACTTGTGGATTCCATATACTGACACGGTTGTTGTTGTCCAATGCAATCCTCCCTCAAAGTGGAGAACCCCAAAGTTGGGATCAAAATATGGAAAGGATGAAGCTTTACAGCATGTTCGGGACCTTTATCGTGAGTCACTGAAAAAATATAG AACTGAAGCAGAAAGTAATGACCCAGACATAGATACACTTTCATTTACTGAGCTGAGGGACAAGCTGCTTGCTCTTGATCCTCTGGATAAAGATCATGTGATGAAAATCAATAAAGCGGAAGCTGAGTATTGGAAGAAGTCAGAAGGGTATCGCATGGGCTGGAGTGATGAAATACTGGGCTTTGATTGTGGTGGGCAGCAGTGGGTTTCTGAAAACTGCTTCCCCACTGGAACCCTAGCAAAGCCAAGTATGAAGGATCTTGATTATATAGATAAGCTGCTGCGGTTGATTGAAAAGGAAGAGATACCCGCACCTGGACCTATTGAGCAGCGTTGGACAGCCCGCAGCAAGAGCCCAATGAGCCCAGCATCAAGCTCTGAAGAAGAAGACATATTTTCATGG GTTGGTATTATAATGTACTTGCCAACAACAGATGCTCGCCAAAGGAAGGAAATTACAGAGGAGTTCTTCAACTACAGGAGCCTGGCACAAAGTCTCTGGGATGATTATTCTGCCTATGAACACTGGGCCAAAATTGAG GTTCCAAAAGACAAGGACGAACTTGCTGAAGTCCAGGCCAGACTTAGGAAGCGTTTCCCTGTGGATGCATATAACAATGCACGTATGGAGCTGGACCCCCACAAGGTTCTCTCAAATGCGAAGCTAGAGAAGCTGTTCCCAGTGTTGGAGCCTGTTCACCAAACAAAGTAG